The following DNA comes from Sinorhizobium mexicanum.
GCCACCGCCGTTCTTATCGCCGGGCTTCGGATTGCTCTCTGCGGAGCCTTATCCACCTGTCGTCGCAAAAATGAAATTTTTTGCCGAAAGGCGCTTGCAATCGCTGAAAGGACCCAGTAGAGGATCGCCACGCAAGCGGTTCTCACCGCTTCAGGCAAGCACCCGTAGCTCAGCTGGATAGAGCACCAGACTACGAATCTGGGGGTCAGGAGTTCGAATCTCTTCGGGTGCGCCATTTTCCCTGGATTGTCGGTTTGTAGTTGTTTCCCTGGCGTGAGTGCAGAGCTGGAAACAGTGATTCCCTTGCGAATGACATGCAGGATCAAGAGCCATGATCACCCTTGATGAATGTCTTCACAGTTGAGCCTGCCAACCAGCAGAGGGTCGTCGACCTGATTGTTCGCGCGACAGACGAATTCGTGAGCAAGGCGCCGGGGTTCATCTCCTCAACGCTCCACCGCAGCTTCGATGGCACGAAGGTGGCGATGTATGCACAGTGGGAAAGCGCGGAGCACTATGAGGCGATGGGGCGCGATCCCGGGCCACTGCCTCTGTTCGGGGAGGTGCTCACCTTGGCCAAGTTTGAACCCGGCATGTACGAGATCGTCCGGACGTTCCCGCCTGCGACCGAATAGCCCGCAGCGTTGGCCGGATATCCGTCCTGCGGCGGGAAACTTCATCGTTTCTCGCCGATGACGATCAAATATTCCCGCCTGATGTGGAGTCCGGCCTCGACCTGATAGTGCGCGTGATAGGCATCGACATCGCGCTTCAGCGCGGCGCGTTCATCTTCATTCAAGCCTTCGTAAAGCGTCCGCAACGGCCCGAAGCCGCGCAAGTACCAGTTCCAGATCGCGTCGACGCTTTCGTGGTAGGCGTTGTTGGTGCCGTGCTCGAACGTGAGTTTGAATTCCCGCCCGAGCAGGTCTTCGAGATGGGCCGGATCGCCCCACGATAGCGATGATTCCTTCGGCGGCGGCGCCTTCGTGTGAGCGCTGATTACAGCGAAGAGGCGGGCAACGGCGCCCGTCGGGGCCCAAGTGGACATGCAGAGCCGTCCGCCTTTGCCGCAGATCCGCGCCAGTTCGCCGGCGGCGCGGCGGTGGTTCCCGGCGAAGATCACCCCGAAGGTCGAAAGTATCTTGTCGAAGCTTTCGTCCGGGAAGGGTAGGTTCTCGGCATCGGCGACGCGGTAATTGATCGGCGGCTCGACGCCGGTCGAAAGCCGGCGGGCAGCGTCGATCAGATCGGCCGATATGTCGATCGCCGTGACGTTTGCGCCGAAACGCGCGGCATTGCGTGCGCTCCAGCCGGTGCCGGTCGCGACGTCGAGCACTTTGTCGCCGGGCTTTGGGCTCAATCGCTGGGCGGCGTGCGCCAGCGCGTCCGAGATGGCGAAGCTGACAAGGTCGTAGTGTCTGCCGCCTGCTCCCCAGATGGCTGCCTGATCGCGGTTGTGTTCCTGGATTCCGTCGCTGAGATGTTCCGACATGAAACCCTCCCTCGGCTCTTGAGAGCGCCATTTCACCACTTGGAAGGCCTGGTGGCTACTTCACAATCTGTAGTGGGATCGCGATGCTGCCGGGTGTAAACTGCGCGCCGAAAGGAAGTGATCGCGATGAGGAGCTACAATCAGTTCTGCCCGATCGCCAAGGCCGCCGAGATCTTTTGCGAGCGATGGACGGCTTTGATCCTGCGAGACCTCGCGTTTGGCGCCACCCGCTTTTCCGATCTGCAGCGCGGCGTGCCCCTGGCTTCGCCGACGCTTCTGTCGTCGCGGCTGAAGAAACTTGAGGCGGAGGGCATCATCGTCCGGTCCGTATCCGACGACGGGCGCGGCCCGACCTATCGGCTGACGCATGCCGGCCAGGAGTTCGTCCCGATCATCATGGCGCTCGGACAATGGGGCCAGCGATGGTCGCGCAGGACCTTGGCGGAGCACGAGATCGATCTCGGCCTGCTGCTCTGGGCGCTTCAAAAGGGCGCGCACCCTGAACTGTTCGGCACCGAACGCGTCGTCATACAATTCGAGCTCACGGACCAGGTCGAGAAGAAGCGCCACTGGTGGTTCCTCAATCAAGACGGCACCTGCGAACTCTGCCTGAAGCCGCCCGACCGCGACGCGCAGCTCTACGTCATCGTCTCTCTATTGGACCTGACACGAATTTGGCGTGGTGACCTGCCGTTTGCTTCGGCGCTCCACCACGGGGCGATAGAGGTGGACGGCAGCGGGCGGCTTCGCAAGCTGTTTCCGCTATGGCTCGGCGTCAGCCCGCTGGCGCATATCCGGTCGGAACGCCGGGAGCGCGTCGGCTAGAGCGCCGTGCGTTCAAATGAACGCACAAAGGACGCCCTAGCACTTTGATTCTAGAGCATCTTATCCGCCTTCAGTGATGCCACTTGAAAGCGGGATGCTCTGGATCACGATGATTGGAGCGGCGATGCGGAAAGCCGTGGGCGGCAACGCATCTTACTGGGCGTCGAGCTCCACGTCTCCGTCGAAATCGAAAACCGCTCGAACGCTGAAGACGTGAGCGGTTTGCTCGTCGGCATCGCGTGCAAAGGTGTAAGCGGCGGCGAGCTTCCACCCCGACCGATCGAATGGCATGCCTTCGCCATGCTCATCATCGGGCTCGTAGATGACCTCAAGATCAGCCAGATGCTCGTGTGTGTCCGGCCCGCCGTCGACGAGGTTCAACTGCCGGGTATAGCTCGCGACGTAAGTCAGCGGCTCCAGCTCAAGCGCAGCGGAGCCCGTGAGGACCAGTGCGTCGTCCGGACGGCTGTTGAAATGCCGTAGGTAGGCCGCTTCCCCGAGCAGTCTCAGCGTCATCTCGTTCAGCTGCAGGCTTGCCGTCGAGGATGCCAGGTAGGCCACTTCGTCTCCTGGTGTGAGCCCGTCTTCCAGGTCCTCGCCGCTGGGTTCTCCGGCCTTCTGGTACCGGAAAGCCAGCCTGTAGCCGAAATCGCCGTCCATATAGCAATCGACCGGCTCCGCCCCTCTGCAGCCGTCAAGGACAAGCGAGAGCGAGGACAGGCCATCGGTGTTACCGGCGCCGCCATCCGAAAGTCGCGTCCGCCCCCGTGTGGTAAACAGGGAATCGCTGAAGATCGATCGGTCGGTCGTGAACGCCGTTGCGGCCAGGGCCTGGTCCATCCCGAGACCGTCGAAGTCGAATACGACCTGGGCGCCGACGCGCTCGTCCGCGTCGAAATCCGAGACAAGGTCCGTGGCGTTGATTCCGGGCGCGACTTCGCTGGCAAGGCTGAAGATTGTATCGAACTTTCCCGCCCTGATGGTCGCCGGGCCCGCTTCGATGCCGGTGTAGAGTTCGGCCAGATAGGTCCCGATCCCTTCAAAAGTCGCGTTTTCGCCCGGCTGTGGCTCGACAACCGGCTCGGTGATGATGGACGTGGCGAACCGCAGATAGTCGGTCGGCGCGAAGAACAGGTCGACTGTAAGTGTCGGCTGCAATTCGTCGGATCTCAAAAGCGAGGGGTCGGCGGCAAGTAACCAGTCGTTCTGGAGCTCCGCAGAAACTTCGTACCCCGCACAGGGCGCGGTGCAACCTTCGACGAGCCCCGGCACGGCGTCCTCGGCCAATGCTGTGATTGGGAGCGCCAACAACAGCGCGCCTGCGCGAGCGAAGGCGAGAAGGCGCATACCGACCCCTGTCAGCACGGCGCGCCGAGCGCATCCCGGGCAGGGGCGGGATCAGGGCGGCGGCCAACGGACCTGCTGTCGCACCCTGCCGAAGACTTGGAAATCCGCATGGCCGTTATCCTGTTCACGCCGGGAAACGACCATAGCCGATGATTTGACTGCTACCAAGGATGAACCGGTTCCTTGAGGCGCGGCGAGCCGGTCGGCGGCATTGCAGGCGGCAGGCGGCTGCAGCCCAGGATCGGCGACCCATCTCACATCCGTGAGATGGGTCGTTCAGCTCGTTGAACAGTCAAGGCTTTTTCCACGCTACGCCTGCCGGATTCCCGTGTGGCGGTCGCCATTGCATGCTCGGCTCGCGGAGCCGCAGGCTGGGGCGCGGCCGCGATCACCTCGGAGGATATGCTATGGCCATTTTACCCGATTTCGGTGCGGCGAGCTTCATTCCCGGAGCGCCGATCGACAACCCCTACCTCCCGCTAATCCCCGGTCACGTCTTGAGTTACAGCGGCGATGAGACCGATCCCGATACCGGAGAGGTCACGACGGAGCGCAACGACGTCTTTACTACCTCTGCGACATTCGATGTCCGTGGAGTCAGCACGTCGGTGATCCGCGACACAGTCTACGAGGACGACGTGATTCTTGAGGACACCTTCGATTGGTATGCCCAGGATACTGCCGGCAATGTCTGGTACTTCGGCGAGACCGTCGTCAATTACGAGTACGACGACGACGGCAGTTTCATCGGCGTCAATCATGACGGCCAGTGGTCGGCCGATGATCCCGGCAACCAGCCGGGCTGGGCCATGAAGGCGACCCCGGAATTCGGTACGGCCTATTATCAAGAATTCGCGCCGGGCATCGCGGAGGACGAAAGTATCCTCGCGGAGATCGGGCTCAGCATGAAGACGCTCTTGGGGAAATTCGAGGACGTGATCAAAACGATCGACAGTTCCGCCCTGTCCACCGGCGCCGAGTTCAAATATTACGCACCCGGCGTGGGCGAAATCGCCGAGCTTGAGTTGGCGCCCGACGGCAGTATCACGTCGAAAGCCGATCTTTACCGACAAGGCGTGGTCGGCGTCCCGGATGACGATACGGACGACGTCACGCCTGCTTTGGCTTCGCTTCACGAAGGAAAGGAGGTAAAGGATCTCCCCGACGTACGTGACCTTGATTTGGCGAACTTCACCGGGACCGGGACGACGAAGCAGGTGACGGTGCTCGGCGGCTCCACCGACAGCGCAGATGCGCTCGGCGCCTATTTCGTCGACGCGGCGACCGGAGCCACAAGCGAAGCGAGCATACTCGTGGCGGATCTATCGAGTGCCTCAAACGGTGACTCGGTGGCTGTCGACGTTCCGGAAGGCCAGACCCTGTGCCTGTTCCTGGTGCGCGGCGTCGACGAGACCGGCGTCGATGTGGAGCAGTATGCCGATGGCGGGCTGCATCTTCAAAACCTGCTGACCGGCGCGCCGGCGAGCATCAGGGACCTCTTTGCCCCCACCGTCATGGACGATGCCGGCAACATCCTGCCGATCCAGCCCTTGAGCGCGCTCGGGGCCGATGACGGTACAAATCTGCTGAACCCTGCCGGCAGCATGCAGGCGATCGGGCTCTCCTCGAAGGTACCGGGCACGGCCGGGATCGACATCATCGGCTTCGAAGACCGATTGAACACCAGTCCCGACTATGACGGCGATTTCAACGACGCGATCGTCGCGGTCAGCGACGCGCCGATCGCGTCCGAGACGCTCGGCCAGCTCATTCGCGAAGCCGGAGGCGCAAAGCCCGGAGCAGCAGGCGGCGCTCAATCGGTCAGCGCTAGCACAAATGACCTCCCAGCCGGCGATCAGGCTACGGATCAGGCTGGAGACCAGGTCGGAGATTGGCTGACCGGTGACACTTTCCAGTTCGCCGACACGGCACCGTATGAGAAGCGGACCGCCGATTCCGACTTCGGATGGGGGCATTTGGTCGTGGCCGGGGATTGGGCCTTTTCTTGCGGAGAACGCGTCCACGATGATTGGCTCGGCGATTGGGTCGTCGCGGGCGACGTCGATGCCGCAGCTCCCGGCGCCGCCTCGCTGAGTGCCGATGGTTTCTTCTTTGCCTGAGCGGCATTTTGCGCCCGTCTGTTGCGGAACCCGGCTCGCGGGCGCAAAATCTCGATGGCACAGCAAGTTTGCGGGATGCCGCCGTAATGTGAGCTGGGGAGACGAACCATGGATTGGACCAGGGGACGTGGCCGGCAGATCCTTATCGCAGGTGCGGTATCGGCATTCGCACTGTTGCTCGGCCTTGAGTTCGTGAAAGAGGAGGAGGAACTAACAATCGCAGAACTGCTGACGGAGGCGGTGAGCATCGCGCTTCTCGTCGGATGCTCTGCCTGCGTGGCACTGCTTTCTTCGCGCCTTCGCGAACAGGAAGCAGGCAACCTCGATCTGCGCGACAAGGTCGCGCGTATACGTGAAAGCAACGCCCAATGGCGCGCCGACCTGGCCGACCATTTTCAGGAACTCGGCGCCGCCATCCAGCGCCAGTTCGCCGCCTGGGGCTGCACCCAGGCGGAGCAGGAGGTCGGCTTGCTGCTGCTCAAGGGCTTCAGCCACAAGGAGATCGCGCGGATCCGGGGCGCAAGCGAAGCGACAATTCGCCAGCAGGCGACCTCGGTTTACCACAAGGCCGAGCTCTCGGGCCGCGCCGCGCTCTCCGCCTATTTCCTGGAGGAGTTGCTGATGCCACCGGGGCCGACATCTGCGTCTCCCGCCCATGGCGACGGCTTTGCTCGTCCGGAAATTTCGAATGCCGCTGGCCGCACCAGCCCGGGCTGAACGCGGCACCGCGCGCCCTCGCGGCGGTCTCATGATGATCGGCTACCGTAGTCCCTCAGCGCTCGGGCTCTCGATGGCGTTCATCGCCCCATCAACGCCGGTATCGATTTGCAATCGCCTCGCAATTTCAATGGTCTACCAGACAAAGGGAATCAGGCGATGGCGAACGCGCGCCGCATAGGCGTCATATCCGGCAAGGCCAGTCCGCAGCGCCTTTTCCTCAATGCCGATGCGAACAGCGAGCAGCAGTGCGAACAGAACCACCGCCACGAGCCCCCACCATGAGCCGAGGAGCAGCGACGTTCCCGCAAGGTAGAGGAGGCCGCCGGCATAGAGGGGATGGCGAACGTAGCGGTAGGGCCCGGCGGTGACCACCCTTTGTCCCCGTTCCCTCTGGACCTTGACGACCGGCGCCGCGAAGCTGTTTTCCCGGAATGTCCAATAATTCAGCCAGATGGAAAGCAGGAGGATCAACGCGCCGACGCCCTGTACCCATTGCGGCACCGACGACCAGCCGAACCGCACCGCATCGAGCGCCATGAACGCGAAGGAGCCGAACAGGAACAGAAAGATGATCGTGAGCAGCACTTTGTCCGCGAAAGGTTGGCCTTTCTGAATCGGCGCCGACAGCCGTTCCTTGAGAAGTGCCGGATCATGCCGCGCGAGCGATAGTCCGGCGATCAGGGAGACCGCCAGCATCAACGCGACGTAAACCCACCCGGCCGGCCAGGCGACGGTTCCGGCGGATGCAAAGAGCACAGCTCCGATGATTGCCAACCAGATGACGGTTTGCACGATCAGTCTGACGATCATGGGCACGCTCCAGGTGGTCGGGGACGCCCACAGCGCCGCGCGTCCAACCAGACGCGCTAAGCTCGCTGCGGCAGCGTTTCAGGTAGCGCAGCCGCTCGCAACCGCAACCCTCCATTGTGCGACCTGCACAGTGGAGGGACTTTTCCATCGACACTCGTTCTCGACAAGTTCGAAATCTGCCATGCGACGGGCCCAAACGCGGCCGCGATGGCAGCTCGCCCTCACGCTGTCGTGTGCAGTCGCTCCTTAACAACCCTTTGCTCGATCCCCATATAGATTGGAGTGCTTCCCGACACCCATCCGCCGGGAAGGAGGGTTTTATGTATCGCTACATGATGAAGGAACTCATGGTCGTCATCGTCGGGCTGGCTGTCTTCTCGACGTTGATCCTGCTTTTCCTTCTGTAGATATGGTGAAGACCCCGGCGTCAGCCTTTGCCGAGCTTTTCAAGCGTTCTCGGATCCCTTTCCCCGTCGAAATAGCGGTCGAGCGCCCTTGCGAAGACGCCGACCGTCGGCGCGGCCCTTTCGAACAGCGTCATGGATGAGCGAAACTTGAGGTCGTCCGGCCGCCCGAAAATCTCGAGCGCGGATCGGCCCTGAACGGCATTGACCGCCGCCGTGCATTCGAGAATGCGGTGGCCAAGGAGCGGATGTCGCAGATAGGCACGCGTCTCGTCCAGGTTCGCAAGCGCATAATATTGTGCCGTCGGTGAATGGCCGAGGCCCTCGATCTGCGGAAAGATGAACCACATCCAATGGGTTCGCTTGGCGCCGGCGGTGAGTTCCGCGAGCGCGGCGCGATACGTGCTTTCCTGCGCTTTTACGAAGCGCTCAAGATCGAAGGCCTCTTGCATCGCTGCCTTCCTTCCGACACCCCCGCGAAGCGCCGGTCACCCTACCATCTGTGATGAACATGAACCTTGATCAGCCGCTCGTAAAGCGCGGCGATCGCGGCCATGGTCGTATCGTCCAGTGCCGGGAGCGCGCTTGCTGCGGCGTTCGACTGCGCCTGCGCCTCGTTGCGGGCGCCCGGGATCACGACCGAAACGGCCGCCTGCTCCAGGATCCAGCGAAGCGCGAACTGGGCCATCGGCACGTTGGACGGCACCAGCGCGCGCAACTTTTCCACCGCTTCGAGCGCCACGTCGAAAGGCACGCCGGCGAAGGTTTCACCGACATCGAAGGCTTCGCCGTGGCGGTTGAAATTGCGGTGGTCGTCAGCCGCGAAAACCGTATCCTTGCCGATCTTGCCCGTAAGCAGGCCGGAGGCGAGGGGAACGCGCACGATGACACCGACATTTTTCTTCCGTGCCTCGGTGAAGAACAATTCCTGCGGGCGCTGGCGGAAGATGTTGTAGATGATCTGAACCGTCGCGACGCACGGATATTCAATCGCCTTCAGCGCCTCCTCGACCTTTTCGACCGAGACACCGTAGTGGCGGATCTTGCCCTTGGCGACCAGCCGATCGAGCGCCTCGAAGACATCCGGATGATAATAGACCTCCGTCGGCGGGCAGTGGAGCTGCACCAGATCGAGCGCATCGACGCCGAGATTCTTCAGGCTGCGGTCAATGAATGCCTCGATATTGGCGGCCGTATAGCCGTGGGCGACATGCGGATTGAGCCGTCGGCCGGCCTTGGTGGCAACGAACGGCTTTTGTCCGCCGCGTTCCTTCAGCACTGCCGCAATGATCTTTTCCGAACGCCCGTCGCCATAGACGTCTGCCGTGTCGATGAAGGTGACGCCGCTGTCGAGCGCGGCGTGAAGCGCGCGCTTGCCGTCCTCTTCGCTGACGTCGCCCCAAGCGCCGCCGATCTGCCAGGCGCCAAAGCCGATTTCCGAAATCGCTGCGCCCGTTCGTCCCAAAACTCTCGTTTTCATTTCGATGTCCTCGTCCTGTTCTGCGTCGGCGTGATTTCTATGATGATTGCGGCGCGTTCGGAAGCTCAGTCTTCGAGCGAGGCGAACGCCTTGCCGCGACTGAGATCGGTAACGAGGACGAGGATCTCCGCCGCGATGTCCTTGCGCATCTCGGCCGTCAGGACCGCCCCTGTATCCGTGAATGTTTCTCCCACGACGGCTACGCCACGGGCCGCCAGCCGCGCCTTGATCAGGGCAAGATCGGCAAAGTCGCAGGCGATCGTGGCGCGCTGCGTGTCGACGAGTTCCACCTTTTCGGCTGCCCTCAGGCAGAGTGCCGCAGTGCCGCCATAGGCGCGGATCAGCCCGCCGCTTCCAAGCAGGACGCCGCCGAACCACCGGGTGACGACGACCGCGACGCGATCGAGCGATTGGCCGTCGATCGCCGCAAGGATAGGCTTGCCCGCCGTGCCGCTGGGCTCCCCATCGTCGCTGAACCGATAGGTCTGGCCGATGCGCCAGGCCCAGCAATTGTGATTGGCGGTCGAGTCGGAATGCGCTGCCAGAAAGGCCTTTGCCGATTGCTCGTCCTCGATCGCGCCGGCGATCGCCAGGAACCGGCTTTTCTTGATTTCCTGTGTCGAGGTCTCGATGCGCTGGAGCGTGAACATCCGCTGCTTCCGTTTTTCAGGCGGTGATAGCGGATTGGTAATGCTTCGTCATCTGTCATGGCCCCTCATCCGCCTGCCGGCACCTTCTCCTCGCAGGCGGGGAGAAGGGGCTTGCGGCACCGCCTCGTTCCTCACAAAGGGCTTGCGGCACCGCCTCGTTCCTCACAAAGGTGGTACGAATGATGCGTCGGCGTGAGGCACGTTCCCTCTCCCCGCGAGCGGGGAGAGGGCTAGGGTGAGGGGCAAATCGATGCTCCTTAGCCGATCGCCATCAGGCTGGCGTTGCCGCCGGCGGCGGCAGTGTTGATGGAGGTCGAAACCTCTTCCAGGAGCCAGTTGAGGCAATAGGCGTCGGGGTTGCGAGCGATCTCTTCTTTCGAAGCAGCCTGGACGAGCACCAGCGGACCGGGCAGCGCCGCGATCGCCTTGTTGACGACGCGGATGCGTTCGGCGTCGCCCTCGACGAGGGCGCCGGCGAAGGGGCCGTCCGCGGCCCAGTCCTTCGACCAGGAGACGCGCAACGCGACGCCATGCGGAAGGTCCTTGAGCGAAGGCTGCAAGCCGGAGGCGGCGTCGATGACGACGCTGTTGCCGGTCGCCAGCGCTGCGGCGAGCTGGTGGTAGAGACCCGTCTCGGTCTGCGGCACGA
Coding sequences within:
- a CDS encoding aldo/keto reductase gives rise to the protein MKTRVLGRTGAAISEIGFGAWQIGGAWGDVSEEDGKRALHAALDSGVTFIDTADVYGDGRSEKIIAAVLKERGGQKPFVATKAGRRLNPHVAHGYTAANIEAFIDRSLKNLGVDALDLVQLHCPPTEVYYHPDVFEALDRLVAKGKIRHYGVSVEKVEEALKAIEYPCVATVQIIYNIFRQRPQELFFTEARKKNVGVIVRVPLASGLLTGKIGKDTVFAADDHRNFNRHGEAFDVGETFAGVPFDVALEAVEKLRALVPSNVPMAQFALRWILEQAAVSVVIPGARNEAQAQSNAAASALPALDDTTMAAIAALYERLIKVHVHHRW
- a CDS encoding DUF1810 domain-containing protein: MQEAFDLERFVKAQESTYRAALAELTAGAKRTHWMWFIFPQIEGLGHSPTAQYYALANLDETRAYLRHPLLGHRILECTAAVNAVQGRSALEIFGRPDDLKFRSSMTLFERAAPTVGVFARALDRYFDGERDPRTLEKLGKG
- a CDS encoding class I SAM-dependent methyltransferase, yielding MSEHLSDGIQEHNRDQAAIWGAGGRHYDLVSFAISDALAHAAQRLSPKPGDKVLDVATGTGWSARNAARFGANVTAIDISADLIDAARRLSTGVEPPINYRVADAENLPFPDESFDKILSTFGVIFAGNHRRAAGELARICGKGGRLCMSTWAPTGAVARLFAVISAHTKAPPPKESSLSWGDPAHLEDLLGREFKLTFEHGTNNAYHESVDAIWNWYLRGFGPLRTLYEGLNEDERAALKRDVDAYHAHYQVEAGLHIRREYLIVIGEKR
- a CDS encoding methyltransferase family protein, encoding MIVRLIVQTVIWLAIIGAVLFASAGTVAWPAGWVYVALMLAVSLIAGLSLARHDPALLKERLSAPIQKGQPFADKVLLTIIFLFLFGSFAFMALDAVRFGWSSVPQWVQGVGALILLLSIWLNYWTFRENSFAAPVVKVQRERGQRVVTAGPYRYVRHPLYAGGLLYLAGTSLLLGSWWGLVAVVLFALLLAVRIGIEEKALRTGLAGYDAYAARVRHRLIPFVW
- a CDS encoding IMPACT family protein; its protein translation is MFTLQRIETSTQEIKKSRFLAIAGAIEDEQSAKAFLAAHSDSTANHNCWAWRIGQTYRFSDDGEPSGTAGKPILAAIDGQSLDRVAVVVTRWFGGVLLGSGGLIRAYGGTAALCLRAAEKVELVDTQRATIACDFADLALIKARLAARGVAVVGETFTDTGAVLTAEMRKDIAAEILVLVTDLSRGKAFASLED
- a CDS encoding helix-turn-helix transcriptional regulator; amino-acid sequence: MDWTRGRGRQILIAGAVSAFALLLGLEFVKEEEELTIAELLTEAVSIALLVGCSACVALLSSRLREQEAGNLDLRDKVARIRESNAQWRADLADHFQELGAAIQRQFAAWGCTQAEQEVGLLLLKGFSHKEIARIRGASEATIRQQATSVYHKAELSGRAALSAYFLEELLMPPGPTSASPAHGDGFARPEISNAAGRTSPG
- a CDS encoding antibiotic biosynthesis monooxygenase family protein, translating into MNVFTVEPANQQRVVDLIVRATDEFVSKAPGFISSTLHRSFDGTKVAMYAQWESAEHYEAMGRDPGPLPLFGEVLTLAKFEPGMYEIVRTFPPATE
- a CDS encoding winged helix-turn-helix transcriptional regulator; the encoded protein is MRSYNQFCPIAKAAEIFCERWTALILRDLAFGATRFSDLQRGVPLASPTLLSSRLKKLEAEGIIVRSVSDDGRGPTYRLTHAGQEFVPIIMALGQWGQRWSRRTLAEHEIDLGLLLWALQKGAHPELFGTERVVIQFELTDQVEKKRHWWFLNQDGTCELCLKPPDRDAQLYVIVSLLDLTRIWRGDLPFASALHHGAIEVDGSGRLRKLFPLWLGVSPLAHIRSERRERVG